In Streptomyces sp. NBC_01408, one DNA window encodes the following:
- a CDS encoding MbtH family protein, producing MTTNPFEDPQGRFLVLVNDEMQHSLWPSFAEVPAGWRTAFGEDTREACLSYVEEHWTDLRPASLVAQQG from the coding sequence ATGACCACCAACCCGTTCGAGGACCCGCAGGGCCGCTTCCTTGTCCTGGTCAACGACGAGATGCAGCACTCGCTGTGGCCGTCCTTCGCGGAGGTCCCCGCCGGCTGGCGGACCGCCTTCGGCGAGGACACGCGTGAGGCGTGCCTCTCGTACGTCGAGGAGCACTGGACGGACCTGCGCCCGGCGAGCCTGGTCGCCCAGCAGGGCTGA